The DNA window CTTTCCAGACAGCGGCTGACGATGATCAGGTGTACGGCGCGAGTGATGGTCTTGGGATCGGCCATCATGTACGTCAGCAACTCGCGAAACACCTGATCATTTAAGGCATCAACCTGGTCATCCCGCTCGCATACCGCCCGAGCCAGGTTGGTATCGCCGTTGACAAAGGCATCCAGCACGTCTTTGACCATCGCTTGGGTGATCTCGGCCATGCGGGGAATATCAATGTAGGGTTTCAGCTGCGGCTCCTGATTTAGGAAAATCACCCGCTCGGCAATGTTTACGGCCAGATCGCCAATCCGCTCCAGTTCGATGTTAATCCTCATAGCCGAAGTGATGAATCGCAGATCGGCAGCCATTGGCTGGTATAACGCCAGAAGTTTTAAACACCATTCATCGATCAAGATCTCCATTTGATTAATCTTCTCATC is part of the Deltaproteobacteria bacterium genome and encodes:
- the phoU gene encoding phosphate signaling complex protein PhoU, which translates into the protein METHFQQELNKLKENLLKMAGLAEQAISNAVEALVQRNMSLAEKTIKEDEKINQMEILIDEWCLKLLALYQPMAADLRFITSAMRINIELERIGDLAVNIAERVIFLNQEPQLKPYIDIPRMAEITQAMVKDVLDAFVNGDTNLARAVCERDDQVDALNDQVFRELLTYMMADPKTITRAVHLIIVSRCLERIADHTTNIAEGIIFMVKALVIKHHADAKAEETKK